The following are encoded together in the Peromyscus leucopus breed LL Stock chromosome 1, UCI_PerLeu_2.1, whole genome shotgun sequence genome:
- the Cic gene encoding protein capicua homolog isoform X8, with product MYSAHRPLIPASGAASRGLGMFVWTNVEPRSVAVFPWHSLVPFLAPSQPDPSVQPSEAQQPASHPVASNQSKEPAESAAVAHEQSPGGAGSADPGRPPGATCPESPGPGPPLTLGGVDPGKSLPPATEEEAPGPPGEPRLDSETESDHDDAFLSIMSPEIQLPLPPGKRRTQSLSALPKERDSSSEKDGRSPNKREKDHIRRPMNAFMIFSKRHRALVHQRHPNQDNRTVSKILGEWWYALGPKEKQKYHDLAFQVKEAHFKAHPDWKWCNKDRKKSSSEAKPTSLGLAGGHKETRERSMSETGTAAAPGVSSELLSVAAQTLLTSDTKPPGSGPCGTERLHTVGGPGSARPRAFSHSGVHSLDAGEVDSQALQELTQMVSGPTSYSGPKPSPQYGAPGSFAAPGEGGTLATSGRPPLLPSRASRSQRAASEDMTSDEERMVICEEEGDDDVIADDSFGTTDIDLKCKERVTDSESGDSSGEDPEGNKGFGRKVFSPVIRSSFTHCRPTLDPEPPGPPDPPAAFSKGYGPTPSSSSSPASTSVSTSFSLGSGTFKTQESGQGGTAVPLRPPPPGVGGPTTPSKTTRFLPTDPGTFRRKRPESVGSLEAPGPSVIAAPPSVGGNILQTLVLPPSKEEREGSGTRVPSTPAPSLAYGAPAAPLSRPAATMVTNVVRPVSSTPVPIASKPFPTSGRAEASSNDTGARTEMGTGSRVPGGSPLGVSLVYSDKKSAAATSPAPHLVAGPLLGTVGKAPATVTNLLVGTPGYGAPASSAVQFIAQGAPGSVTPAGSGASAGSGPNGPVPLGILQPGALGKAGGITQVQYILPTLPQQLQVAPAPAPPPGTKAAAPSGPAPTTSIRFTLPPGTSTNGKVLAATAPTAGIPILQSVPSAPPPKAQSVSPVQATPSGGSAQLLPGKVLVPLAAPSMPVRGAGAGQPLPLVSSPFSVPVQNGAQQPSKIIQLTPVPVSTPSGLVPPLSPATMPGPTSQPQKVLLPSSTRITYVQSAGGHTLPLGTSPACSQAGTVTSYGPTSSVALGFTSLGPSGPAFVQPLLSGQAPLLAPGQVGVSPVPSPQLPPACTAPGGPVITAFYPGSPAPTSAPLGPPSQAPPSLVYTVATSTPPPAAAILPKGPAASATATPAPTSPFSSTTGSMTYSLVAPKAQRPSPKAPQKVKAAIASIPVGSFESGATGRPGPTSRQSLDSGAAREPAAPESELDGQPTPPVPPPPPETWPPAARSSPPLPLPAEERPGTKGPETASKFPSSSSDWRVPGLGLESRGEPPTPPSPAPAPATVPSGSSSGSSEGSSGRAAGETPERKEVTSSGKKMKVRPPPLKKTFDSVDSRVLSEVDFEERFAELPEFRPEEVLPSPTLQSLATSPRAILGSYRKKRKNSTDLDSAPEDPTSPKRKMRRRSSCSSEPNTPKSAKCEGDIFTFDRTGTETEDVLGELEYEKVPYSSLRRTLDQRRALVMQLFQDHGFFPSAQATAAFQARYADIFPSKVCLQLKIREVRQKIMQAATPTEQPPGAEAPLSGPPPTGMAATPVPTPSPAGCPDPTSPGSDSGTAQAAPPLPPPPEPGPGQPGWEGASQPSPPPSGPSTAATGR from the exons ATGTACTCGGCCCACAGGCCCCTGATACCCGCGTCCGGCGCGGCCTCTCGTGGCCTCGGCATGTTCG TGTGGACAAATGTGGAACCTCGTTCTGTGGCTGTGTTCCCCTGGCACTCTTTGGTCCCCTTTCTGGCACCCAGCCAGCCAGACCCCTCTGTCCAGCCTAGTGAGGCCCAGCAACCTGCCAGCCACCCTGTGGCCTCCAACCAGAGCAAAG AACCTGCTGAATCAGCTGCTGTTGCTCATGAGCAGTCACCAGGAGGGGCAGGGAGTGCTGACCCTGGGCGGCCCCCTGGAGCCACATGCCCTGAGAGCCCAGGGCCTGGACCTCCACTCACTTTGGGGGGTGTGGATCCTGGTAAAAGTCTTCCCCCCGCTACTGAGGAGGAGGCCCCTGGCCCCCCAGGAGAGCCTCGGCTGGATAGCGAGACAGAGAGTGACCATGATGATGC CTTCCTCTCCATCATGTCTCCTGAGATtcagctgcctctgccacccgGAAAGCGCCGGACCCAGTCCCTGAGTGCCCTGCCCAAGGAACGAGACTCATCTTCTGAGAAGGATGGACGAAGTCCTAACAAG CGGGAGAAGGATCACATCCGTCGGCCCATGAATGCCTTTATGATCTTCAGCAAGCGGCACCGGGCCTTGGTCCACCAGCGGCACCCCAACCAGGATAACCGGACCGTCAGCAAGATCCTGGGAGAGTGGTGGTATGCCCTGGGGCCCAAGGAGAAGCAGAAATACCACGATCTGGCCTTCCAG GTGAAAGAGGCCCACTTCAAGGCCCACCCAGATTGGAAGTGGTGCAACAAGGACCGAAAGAAGTCCAGCTCAGAGGCCAAGCCCACGAGCCTGGGGCTGGCAGGAGGGCACAAGGAGACGCGGGAACGGAGCATGTCGGAGACGGGAACTGCTGCTGCCCCTGGGG TGTCTTCTGAGCTCCTGTCCGTTGCAGCCCAGACACTCCTGACCTCGGACACCAAGCCTCCAGGGAGTGGCCCCTGTGGAACAGAACGGCTGCACACGGTTGGGGGACCTGGTTCGGCCCGACCTAGAGCCTTCTCCCACAGCGGCGTGCACAGTCTTGACGCTGGGGAAGTCGACAGCCAGGCACTACAAGAACTGACCCAG ATGGTGTCTGGCCCCACGTCGTACTCCGGCCCAAAGCCTTCCCCCCAGTATGGCGCTCCAGGATCTTTTGCAGCTCCTGGTGAAGGAGGTACCTTGGCCACTAGTGGGCGGCCCCCACTGTTGCCCTCTCGAGCCTCTCGTTCCCAGCGTGCTGCCAGTGAGGACATGACCAGTGATGAGGAACGTATGGTCATCtgtgaggaagaaggggatgATGATGTCATTG CTGATGACAGTTTCGGCACCACTGACATTGACCTCAAGTGTAAGGAACGGGTGACTGACAGTGAGAGTGGAGACAGCTCTGGGGAGGACCCAGAGGGCAACAAG GGCTTTGGCCGTAAGGTGTTCTCACCTGTCATCCGCTCCTCTTTTACCCATTGCCGTCCAACCCTGGACCCTGAGCCTCCAGGGCCCCCGGATCCACCTGCAGCCTTCAGCAAAGGCTATGGTCccaccccatcttcctcctcctcacctgcTTCCACTTCAGTCTCCACCTCCTTTTCACTGGGCTCTGGGACCTTTAAGACCCAGGAGTCTGGTCAGGGCGGCACAGCAGTCCCACTACGGCCCCCACCTCCTGGAGTTGGGGGTCCAACAACACCTTCCAAAACCACTCGGTTTCTTCCGACGGATCCTGGCACCTTCCGGCGCAAGAGACCCGAAAGTGTTGGTAGCCTGGAGGCACCAGGCCCCTCAGTCATTGCAGCACCTCCCAGTGTGGGAGGAAACATTCTGCAGACACTGGTTCTGCCTCCAAGCAAGGAGGAACGGGAGGGCAGTGGTACACGAGTGCCCTCAACCCCGGCCCCATCACTGGCCTATGGGGCCCCAGCAGCCCCTCTGTCCCGCCCTGCTGCCACCATGGTCACCAATGTGGTCCGGCCTGTCAGCAGCACTCCTGTGCCCATTGCCTCTAAGCCCTTTCCCACCTCTGGCCGGGCTGAGGCGTCTTCAAATGACACAGGTGCCAGGACTGAAATGGGCACTGGGTCTCGGGTGCCTGGGGGGTCCCCATTGGGTGTCAGTTTAGTGTATTCAGATAAGAAGTCAGCAGCCGCCACCTCACCGGCCCCACACTTGGTAGCTGGTCCCCTGCTGGGCACTGTGGGGAAGGCACCTGCTACTGTCACCAACCTGCTGGTGGGTACCCCAGGCTATGGGGCTCCTGCATCGTCTGCTGTTCAGTTTATTGCCCAGGGAGCCCCAGGCAGTGTGACCCCTGCAGGCTCAGGAGCAAGTGCTGGGAGTGGCCCCAATGGGCCAGTACCCCTGGGCATCCTGCAGCCGGGTGCCCTAGGCAAGGCTGGGGGAATCACCCAGGTGCAGTACATCCTGCCCACACTGCCCCAGCAGCTTCAAGTGGCACCCGCCCCAGCACCACCCCCTGGGACCAAGGCAGCAGCTCCCAGTGGCCCTGCACCCACCACCAGCATCCGTTTCACTCTCCCTCCGGGCACCTCGACCAACGGAAAGGTCTTGGCTGCCACTGCGCCCACTGCTGGCATCCCTATCCTGCAGTCTGTACCTTCCGCCCCACCCCCTAAAG CCCAGTCAGTTTCTCCTGTCCAGGCCACGCCCTCAGGTGGCTCAGCCCAGCTGCTTCCTGGGAAGGTGCTAGTCCCACTGGCTGCCCCGAGCATGCCAGTTCGAGGGGCAGGGGCTGGCCAGCCACTGCCCCTGGTCAGCTCACCTTTCTCAGTACCTGTCCAAAATGGTGCCCAGCAACCCAGCAAG ATTATCCAGCTGACTCCTGTGCCTGTGAGCACACCTAGCGGTCTGGTGCCACCCCTGAGCCCAGCCACAATGCCAGGACCCACATCACAGCCTCAGAAGGTCCTGTTGCCCTCTTCCACAAG AATCACTTATGTGCAGTCAGCAGGTGGCCACACTCTGCCTCTGGGTACCAGTCCTGCATGCAGTCAGGCTGGAACAGTGACCTCATACGGGCCCACCAGCTCTGTAGCTCTGGGCTTCACATCGTTGGGGCCCAGTGGTCCTGCCTTTGTACAGCCCCTGCTCTCAG GCCAAGCTCCATTGCTGGCTCCTGGCCAGGTGGGCGTGTCGCCTGTGCCTAGCCCCCAGTTGCCTCCTGCCTGCACAGCCCCTGGAGGCCCTGTCATAACGGCGTTTTACCCTGGCAGCCCTGCACCCACCTCAGCACCCCTGGGCCCACCTTCCCAAGCTCctccaagcctggtctacactgtggCCACCAGCACCCCCCCACCTGCTGCTGCCATTCTGCCCAAGGGCCCGGCAGCCTCTGCCACTGCCACTCCAGCCCCCACTAGTCCTTTCTCGAGTACCACAG GCTCCATGACCTACAGCTTAGTGGCTCCCAAGGCCCAGCGGCCCAGTCCAAAGGCCCCCCAGAAGGTGAAGGCAGCCATCGCCAGCATTCCCGTGGGGTCTTTTGAATCGGGTGCCACTGGGCGGCCTGGACCTACATCCCGACAGTCTCTGGACTCTGGCGCAGCCCGAGAGCCAGCTGCTCCAGAATCCGAGCTTGATGGGCAGCCCACACCCCcagtccccccacctcccccagagACGTGGCCTCCTGCTGCTCGGAGCagcccacccctacccctgcctGCTGAGGAGCGACCTGGCACCAAAGGCCCTGAGACT GCCAGCAAATTCCCCAGCTCATCTTCAGACTGGCGAGTCCctgggctgggcctggagagTCGTGGGGagcctcccactccccccagcccagctcctgctccagccacaGTCCCTAGTGgaagcagcagtggcagcagtgaGGGCAGTAGTGGGAGGGCAGCTGGGGAAACACCTGAGCGCAAAGAAGTGACTAGTTCTGGCAAGAAGATGAAGGTGCGGCCCCCACCCCTGAAGAAGACCTTTGACTCTGTGGACAG CAGGGTCCTGTCAGAAGTGGACTTTGAAGAACGGTTTGCTGAGCTACCCGAGTTTCGGCCAGAGGAGGTGCTGCCTTCACCCACCCTGCAGTCTCTGGCCACCTCGCCTCGGGCCATCCTTGGCTCCTACcgcaagaagaggaagaattccACTG ACTTGGACTCGGCGCCTGAGGACCCCACCTCACCCAAGCGCAAGATGAGGAGACGGTCGAGCTGCAGCTCAGAGCCCAACACCCCCAAGAGTGCCAAGTGCGAGGGTGACATCTTCACCTTCGACCGCACAG GTACTGAAACTGAGGATGTGCTAGGAGAGCTGGAGTATGAGAAAGTACCCTACTCATCACTGCGGCGCACCCTGGACCAACGCCGGGCCCTGGTCATGCAGCTCTTCCAGGATCATGGCTTCTTCCCATCAG CCCAGGCCACAGCAGCCTTCCAAGCCCGCTATGCAGACATTTTCCCATCCAAGGTGTGTCTGCAATTGAAGATCCGAGAGGTCCGCCAGAAGATCATGCAGGCGGCCACTCCCACAGAGCAGCCCCCTGGGGCTGAGGCCCCTCTCTCTGGACCACCCCCTACTGGCATGGCTGCTACTCCTGTCCCTACTCCCAGCCCTGCTGGGTGCCCTGaccccacctctccaggctcGGACTCTGGCACTGCCCAAGCTGCCCCGCCACTGCCTCCACCCCCAGAGCCTGGGCCTGGACAGCCTGGCTGGGAGGGGGCTTCCcaaccctccccacctccctctggcCCCTCTACAGCTGCCACAGGCAGGTGA
- the Cic gene encoding protein capicua homolog isoform X6 — MYSAHRPLIPASGAASRGLGMFVWTNVEPRSVAVFPWHSLVPFLAPSQPDPSVQPSEAQQPASHPVASNQSKEPAESAAVAHEQSPGGAGSADPGRPPGATCPESPGPGPPLTLGGVDPGKSLPPATEEEAPGPPGEPRLDSETESDHDDAFLSIMSPEIQLPLPPGKRRTQSLSALPKERDSSSEKDGRSPNKREKDHIRRPMNAFMIFSKRHRALVHQRHPNQDNRTVSKILGEWWYALGPKEKQKYHDLAFQVKEAHFKAHPDWKWCNKDRKKSSSEAKPTSLGLAGGHKETRERSMSETGTAAAPGVSSELLSVAAQTLLTSDTKPPGSGPCGTERLHTVGGPGSARPRAFSHSGVHSLDAGEVDSQALQELTQMVSGPTSYSGPKPSPQYGAPGSFAAPGEGGTLATSGRPPLLPSRASRSQRAASEDMTSDEERMVICEEEGDDDVIADDSFGTTDIDLKCKERVTDSESGDSSGEDPEGNKGFGRKVFSPVIRSSFTHCRPTLDPEPPGPPDPPAAFSKGYGPTPSSSSSPASTSVSTSFSLGSGTFKTQESGQGGTAVPLRPPPPGVGGPTTPSKTTRFLPTDPGTFRRKRPESVGSLEAPGPSVIAAPPSVGGNILQTLVLPPSKEEREGSGTRVPSTPAPSLAYGAPAAPLSRPAATMVTNVVRPVSSTPVPIASKPFPTSGRAEASSNDTGARTEMGTGSRVPGGSPLGVSLVYSDKKSAAATSPAPHLVAGPLLGTVGKAPATVTNLLVGTPGYGAPASSAVQFIAQGAPGSVTPAGSGASAGSGPNGPVPLGILQPGALGKAGGITQVQYILPTLPQQLQVAPAPAPPPGTKAAAPSGPAPTTSIRFTLPPGTSTNGKVLAATAPTAGIPILQSVPSAPPPKAQSVSPVQATPSGGSAQLLPGKVLVPLAAPSMPVRGAGAGQPLPLVSSPFSVPVQNGAQQPSKIIQLTPVPVSTPSGLVPPLSPATMPGPTSQPQKVLLPSSTRITYVQSAGGHTLPLGTSPACSQAGTVTSYGPTSSVALGFTSLGPSGPAFVQPLLSAGQAPLLAPGQVGVSPVPSPQLPPACTAPGGPVITAFYPGSPAPTSAPLGPPSQAPPSLVYTVATSTPPPAAAILPKGPAASATATPAPTSPFSSTTAGSMTYSLVAPKAQRPSPKAPQKVKAAIASIPVGSFESGATGRPGPTSRQSLDSGAAREPAAPESELDGQPTPPVPPPPPETWPPAARSSPPLPLPAEERPGTKGPETASKFPSSSSDWRVPGLGLESRGEPPTPPSPAPAPATVPSGSSSGSSEGSSGRAAGETPERKEVTSSGKKMKVRPPPLKKTFDSVDSRVLSEVDFEERFAELPEFRPEEVLPSPTLQSLATSPRAILGSYRKKRKNSTDLDSAPEDPTSPKRKMRRRSSCSSEPNTPKSAKCEGDIFTFDRTGTETEDVLGELEYEKVPYSSLRRTLDQRRALVMQLFQDHGFFPSAQATAAFQARYADIFPSKVCLQLKIREVRQKIMQAATPTEQPPGAEAPLSGPPPTGMAATPVPTPSPAGCPDPTSPGSDSGTAQAAPPLPPPPEPGPGQPGWEGASQPSPPPSGPSTAATGR; from the exons ATGTACTCGGCCCACAGGCCCCTGATACCCGCGTCCGGCGCGGCCTCTCGTGGCCTCGGCATGTTCG TGTGGACAAATGTGGAACCTCGTTCTGTGGCTGTGTTCCCCTGGCACTCTTTGGTCCCCTTTCTGGCACCCAGCCAGCCAGACCCCTCTGTCCAGCCTAGTGAGGCCCAGCAACCTGCCAGCCACCCTGTGGCCTCCAACCAGAGCAAAG AACCTGCTGAATCAGCTGCTGTTGCTCATGAGCAGTCACCAGGAGGGGCAGGGAGTGCTGACCCTGGGCGGCCCCCTGGAGCCACATGCCCTGAGAGCCCAGGGCCTGGACCTCCACTCACTTTGGGGGGTGTGGATCCTGGTAAAAGTCTTCCCCCCGCTACTGAGGAGGAGGCCCCTGGCCCCCCAGGAGAGCCTCGGCTGGATAGCGAGACAGAGAGTGACCATGATGATGC CTTCCTCTCCATCATGTCTCCTGAGATtcagctgcctctgccacccgGAAAGCGCCGGACCCAGTCCCTGAGTGCCCTGCCCAAGGAACGAGACTCATCTTCTGAGAAGGATGGACGAAGTCCTAACAAG CGGGAGAAGGATCACATCCGTCGGCCCATGAATGCCTTTATGATCTTCAGCAAGCGGCACCGGGCCTTGGTCCACCAGCGGCACCCCAACCAGGATAACCGGACCGTCAGCAAGATCCTGGGAGAGTGGTGGTATGCCCTGGGGCCCAAGGAGAAGCAGAAATACCACGATCTGGCCTTCCAG GTGAAAGAGGCCCACTTCAAGGCCCACCCAGATTGGAAGTGGTGCAACAAGGACCGAAAGAAGTCCAGCTCAGAGGCCAAGCCCACGAGCCTGGGGCTGGCAGGAGGGCACAAGGAGACGCGGGAACGGAGCATGTCGGAGACGGGAACTGCTGCTGCCCCTGGGG TGTCTTCTGAGCTCCTGTCCGTTGCAGCCCAGACACTCCTGACCTCGGACACCAAGCCTCCAGGGAGTGGCCCCTGTGGAACAGAACGGCTGCACACGGTTGGGGGACCTGGTTCGGCCCGACCTAGAGCCTTCTCCCACAGCGGCGTGCACAGTCTTGACGCTGGGGAAGTCGACAGCCAGGCACTACAAGAACTGACCCAG ATGGTGTCTGGCCCCACGTCGTACTCCGGCCCAAAGCCTTCCCCCCAGTATGGCGCTCCAGGATCTTTTGCAGCTCCTGGTGAAGGAGGTACCTTGGCCACTAGTGGGCGGCCCCCACTGTTGCCCTCTCGAGCCTCTCGTTCCCAGCGTGCTGCCAGTGAGGACATGACCAGTGATGAGGAACGTATGGTCATCtgtgaggaagaaggggatgATGATGTCATTG CTGATGACAGTTTCGGCACCACTGACATTGACCTCAAGTGTAAGGAACGGGTGACTGACAGTGAGAGTGGAGACAGCTCTGGGGAGGACCCAGAGGGCAACAAG GGCTTTGGCCGTAAGGTGTTCTCACCTGTCATCCGCTCCTCTTTTACCCATTGCCGTCCAACCCTGGACCCTGAGCCTCCAGGGCCCCCGGATCCACCTGCAGCCTTCAGCAAAGGCTATGGTCccaccccatcttcctcctcctcacctgcTTCCACTTCAGTCTCCACCTCCTTTTCACTGGGCTCTGGGACCTTTAAGACCCAGGAGTCTGGTCAGGGCGGCACAGCAGTCCCACTACGGCCCCCACCTCCTGGAGTTGGGGGTCCAACAACACCTTCCAAAACCACTCGGTTTCTTCCGACGGATCCTGGCACCTTCCGGCGCAAGAGACCCGAAAGTGTTGGTAGCCTGGAGGCACCAGGCCCCTCAGTCATTGCAGCACCTCCCAGTGTGGGAGGAAACATTCTGCAGACACTGGTTCTGCCTCCAAGCAAGGAGGAACGGGAGGGCAGTGGTACACGAGTGCCCTCAACCCCGGCCCCATCACTGGCCTATGGGGCCCCAGCAGCCCCTCTGTCCCGCCCTGCTGCCACCATGGTCACCAATGTGGTCCGGCCTGTCAGCAGCACTCCTGTGCCCATTGCCTCTAAGCCCTTTCCCACCTCTGGCCGGGCTGAGGCGTCTTCAAATGACACAGGTGCCAGGACTGAAATGGGCACTGGGTCTCGGGTGCCTGGGGGGTCCCCATTGGGTGTCAGTTTAGTGTATTCAGATAAGAAGTCAGCAGCCGCCACCTCACCGGCCCCACACTTGGTAGCTGGTCCCCTGCTGGGCACTGTGGGGAAGGCACCTGCTACTGTCACCAACCTGCTGGTGGGTACCCCAGGCTATGGGGCTCCTGCATCGTCTGCTGTTCAGTTTATTGCCCAGGGAGCCCCAGGCAGTGTGACCCCTGCAGGCTCAGGAGCAAGTGCTGGGAGTGGCCCCAATGGGCCAGTACCCCTGGGCATCCTGCAGCCGGGTGCCCTAGGCAAGGCTGGGGGAATCACCCAGGTGCAGTACATCCTGCCCACACTGCCCCAGCAGCTTCAAGTGGCACCCGCCCCAGCACCACCCCCTGGGACCAAGGCAGCAGCTCCCAGTGGCCCTGCACCCACCACCAGCATCCGTTTCACTCTCCCTCCGGGCACCTCGACCAACGGAAAGGTCTTGGCTGCCACTGCGCCCACTGCTGGCATCCCTATCCTGCAGTCTGTACCTTCCGCCCCACCCCCTAAAG CCCAGTCAGTTTCTCCTGTCCAGGCCACGCCCTCAGGTGGCTCAGCCCAGCTGCTTCCTGGGAAGGTGCTAGTCCCACTGGCTGCCCCGAGCATGCCAGTTCGAGGGGCAGGGGCTGGCCAGCCACTGCCCCTGGTCAGCTCACCTTTCTCAGTACCTGTCCAAAATGGTGCCCAGCAACCCAGCAAG ATTATCCAGCTGACTCCTGTGCCTGTGAGCACACCTAGCGGTCTGGTGCCACCCCTGAGCCCAGCCACAATGCCAGGACCCACATCACAGCCTCAGAAGGTCCTGTTGCCCTCTTCCACAAG AATCACTTATGTGCAGTCAGCAGGTGGCCACACTCTGCCTCTGGGTACCAGTCCTGCATGCAGTCAGGCTGGAACAGTGACCTCATACGGGCCCACCAGCTCTGTAGCTCTGGGCTTCACATCGTTGGGGCCCAGTGGTCCTGCCTTTGTACAGCCCCTGCTCTCAG CAGGCCAAGCTCCATTGCTGGCTCCTGGCCAGGTGGGCGTGTCGCCTGTGCCTAGCCCCCAGTTGCCTCCTGCCTGCACAGCCCCTGGAGGCCCTGTCATAACGGCGTTTTACCCTGGCAGCCCTGCACCCACCTCAGCACCCCTGGGCCCACCTTCCCAAGCTCctccaagcctggtctacactgtggCCACCAGCACCCCCCCACCTGCTGCTGCCATTCTGCCCAAGGGCCCGGCAGCCTCTGCCACTGCCACTCCAGCCCCCACTAGTCCTTTCTCGAGTACCACAG CAGGCTCCATGACCTACAGCTTAGTGGCTCCCAAGGCCCAGCGGCCCAGTCCAAAGGCCCCCCAGAAGGTGAAGGCAGCCATCGCCAGCATTCCCGTGGGGTCTTTTGAATCGGGTGCCACTGGGCGGCCTGGACCTACATCCCGACAGTCTCTGGACTCTGGCGCAGCCCGAGAGCCAGCTGCTCCAGAATCCGAGCTTGATGGGCAGCCCACACCCCcagtccccccacctcccccagagACGTGGCCTCCTGCTGCTCGGAGCagcccacccctacccctgcctGCTGAGGAGCGACCTGGCACCAAAGGCCCTGAGACT GCCAGCAAATTCCCCAGCTCATCTTCAGACTGGCGAGTCCctgggctgggcctggagagTCGTGGGGagcctcccactccccccagcccagctcctgctccagccacaGTCCCTAGTGgaagcagcagtggcagcagtgaGGGCAGTAGTGGGAGGGCAGCTGGGGAAACACCTGAGCGCAAAGAAGTGACTAGTTCTGGCAAGAAGATGAAGGTGCGGCCCCCACCCCTGAAGAAGACCTTTGACTCTGTGGACAG CAGGGTCCTGTCAGAAGTGGACTTTGAAGAACGGTTTGCTGAGCTACCCGAGTTTCGGCCAGAGGAGGTGCTGCCTTCACCCACCCTGCAGTCTCTGGCCACCTCGCCTCGGGCCATCCTTGGCTCCTACcgcaagaagaggaagaattccACTG ACTTGGACTCGGCGCCTGAGGACCCCACCTCACCCAAGCGCAAGATGAGGAGACGGTCGAGCTGCAGCTCAGAGCCCAACACCCCCAAGAGTGCCAAGTGCGAGGGTGACATCTTCACCTTCGACCGCACAG GTACTGAAACTGAGGATGTGCTAGGAGAGCTGGAGTATGAGAAAGTACCCTACTCATCACTGCGGCGCACCCTGGACCAACGCCGGGCCCTGGTCATGCAGCTCTTCCAGGATCATGGCTTCTTCCCATCAG CCCAGGCCACAGCAGCCTTCCAAGCCCGCTATGCAGACATTTTCCCATCCAAGGTGTGTCTGCAATTGAAGATCCGAGAGGTCCGCCAGAAGATCATGCAGGCGGCCACTCCCACAGAGCAGCCCCCTGGGGCTGAGGCCCCTCTCTCTGGACCACCCCCTACTGGCATGGCTGCTACTCCTGTCCCTACTCCCAGCCCTGCTGGGTGCCCTGaccccacctctccaggctcGGACTCTGGCACTGCCCAAGCTGCCCCGCCACTGCCTCCACCCCCAGAGCCTGGGCCTGGACAGCCTGGCTGGGAGGGGGCTTCCcaaccctccccacctccctctggcCCCTCTACAGCTGCCACAGGCAGGTGA